GATACAAGCGCCACTGGTCAGCGCCGGCTGCAGCCTTCATGATTGCAGCACTGCAGTCAGCTTTCCGAGCCCGCCATGAGCCAAGAAAACAACCTGATCGACCTCGGTGCCGAACGTGCACGCCGGGTCCACGACCTCAATGAAAAGCGTCTGAACGAAGTTCGTCAGGCGTTCGAGCAGGCCATGCCGCTGGCCAAGGCCAAGAAGAAAAAGCCCAAGGGCAAACCCAAGAAGCGTTGAAAACTTGATGCAGGTCAAGCCTGCACCCGCCTTGCGCGCCCGGTTCCGGGCGCTATTGACCTCGGTCAATTTCCTCCCCCGAGCCATTCGCTACCTTAAGCCCATCGGACAGGTTCAGGCGAATGGAGGCCGACATGTTCTTCGATAATGTGGTTATCGCTGGAGTGATTACGGTCGGTCTGATGCTGATGTTCTTCGTCGGATTCGGAATATTCATCTGGAAAGACTCGAACAAGCGCAAAGAGCGCTGATCCTTTCCAGTCACGAGCACGCAAGGCATTTAGGGCGACTTCGGTCGCCCATTTTTTTGTCTGGTGAAAAAACCTTTCAGCTCCTCTGGACTATTAATAGTTAGCTAGCTAATAATTAAGCCATGAACTTCTCGCTTCATCCTGACTATCTTTACTACACCGTCGTTCAAGGTGCGTCCCGTGCCCATCACGTTGCAGGCCCTGCTGGCGCCAAACAAAACCGCTGTGCAATTTGCCCTCAAAACCCTGCTTGGTGGCGGCCTGGCCCTGTGGCTGGCGCTGCGCTGGGGGCTTGAGCAG
This portion of the Pseudomonas sp. SORT22 genome encodes:
- the ccoM gene encoding cytochrome c oxidase subunit CcoM; protein product: MFFDNVVIAGVITVGLMLMFFVGFGIFIWKDSNKRKER